A single Apostichopus japonicus isolate 1M-3 chromosome 11, ASM3797524v1, whole genome shotgun sequence DNA region contains:
- the LOC139975998 gene encoding 60S ribosome subunit biogenesis protein NIP7 homolog, translating to MRPLTEEETTILFEKLSKYIGENIQLLIDRPDGKYCFRLHQDRIYYASEEIMKLAGTMPQKGLVSFGTCFGKITKTKKFRLHITCLEFLAPYAKFKVWVKPGSEQSFLYGNHVLKSGLARITENTAKYQGVVIHSMSDVPLGFGVAAKTTQECRHTDPLQIVVFHQADIGEYLRHEDSL from the exons ATGAGGCCTTTGACAGAAGAAGAAACCACAATTCTGTTTGAGAAGCTATCAAAGTA TATTGGTGAAAATATTCAACTATTGATTGACCGACCAGATGGGAAATACTGCTTTAGGCTACATCAAGACAGAATATACTATGCAAG TGAGGAAATTATGAAACTGGCCGGAACTATGCCTCAGAAGGGTTTGGTGTCCTTTGGAACGTGTTTTGGCAAGATCACAAAGACCAAGAAGTTTAGACTTCACATAACATGCTTAGAATTTTTAGCTCCATATGCAAAG TTCAAAGTGTGGGTTAAGCCCGGCTCTGAGCAATCCTTCCTATATGGAAACCATGTCTTAAAGTCTGGACTAGCCAGGATCACAGAGAATACAGCAAAATATCAAGGAGTGGTCATTCATTCCATGAGTGATGTGCCTCTG GGTTTTGGAGTTGCAGCTAAGACCACTCAGGAGTGCAGACACACAGATCCTTTACAGATAGTAGTCTTCCATCAGGCGGATATCGGCGAATACCTGAGACACGAAGACTCACTCTGA
- the LOC139975997 gene encoding uncharacterized protein has protein sequence MAGASVIHRETTMSAVSISRPIVFAPRPYSSRVQSARLLISQKNDYSTNRGCLTNEPFPDIQRLNISQATGSSSFSNGVTESTMKESNFTNFRLLQRLAASAKARISNNSINSQTNLASPEAKKSKWTNPHLHISQGDIATDAAYATVPPLTELQRLPPAKGVKDTNRTYKAKRSRSRKRRSKFKARPSTKQSISSNDETASDHLQPATSKVIPTFSHRFTKQRRRQQNTRVPESSNETGHLQFSLAGHSEYFNKPNLNINSTSKGSDDRVNGNVMQEAKLRAIYESSKDSNSSTTDGAIKIKLRKIFQSEKQSGYITQCGRMLPCAPPTSPTPLVLDRYEIVPSLADLTSQQSIKQRLAALEKENKKKRQVQDQEKKQKEKNVIQTQFEIQRARTRQEIYALNKIMTKLEKEHFKRFHEKMKNR, from the exons ATGGCAGGTGCATCAGTAATACACAGGGAAACGACAATGTCCGCTGTTTCCATCAGTCGACCCATTGTGTTTGCTCCTCGACCTTACAGTAGCAGGGTTCAAAGTGCAAGATTGCTTATTTCTCAAAAGAATGACTATTCCACAAATAGAGGATGCCTTACAAACGAGCCGTTCCCAGATATTCAGAGGTTAAATATTTCACAGGCAACGGGCAGTTCTAGCTTCTCTAATGGAGTTACAGAGTCTACGATGAAGGAGAGCAATTTCACAAACTTCAGGTTGCTCCAGCGACTTGCGGCTAGTGCGAAAGCGAGAATATCAAACAACTCCATCAATAGTCAAACAAATCTTGCCAGTCCGGAAGCCAAGAAATCTAAGTGGACGAATCCTCATCTGCATATTTCACAAGGAGACATTGCCACCGATGCTGCCTATGCAACAGTACCACCCCTAACTGAGCTTCAGCGGTTGCCACCAGCTaaaggggtcaaag ACACAAACAGAACTTACAAAGCCAAGAGGTCAAGATCACGGAAACGTCGTTCGAAATTCAAAGCTAGACCATCTACAAAACAGTCAATATCAAGCAACGATGAAACAGCATCCGATCATCTCCAACCAGCTACCAGTAAAGTTATTCCTACATTTAGCCATCGATTTACCAAACAGAGGAGACGGCAGCAGAACACACGCGTTCCCGAATCATCGAACGAGACAGGGCATCTACAGTTCAGCCTCGCCGGTCATTCCGAATAtttcaataaaccaaacttaaaTATTAATTCAACTTCCAAGGGGAGTGACGACAGGGTCAATGGTAACGTTATGCAAGAAGCCAAACTACGTGCCATCTATGAATCGTCAAAGGATTCTAATTCTTCCACTACCGATGGTGCCATCAAGATAAAATTACGGAAAATCTTCCAATCTGAGAAACAATCTGGTTACATCACTCAGTGTGGACGCATGTTACCGTGTGCGCCACCGACGTCCCCTACTCCGTTGGTCTTGGACAGATATGAAATAGTTCCAAGTCTTGCAGATCTCACG AGCCAGCAGTCGATTAAACAACGTCTCGCCGCTTTGGAGAAGGAGAACAAGAAGAAAAGACAAGTTCAGGACCAggagaagaaacaaaaagaaaagaacgtCATTCAGACCCAATTTGAGATTCAGAGGGCTCGCACGCGCCAGGAAATCTACGCTCTCAATAAAATTATGACTAAGCTTGAAAAGGAACATTTTAAGAGATTCCATGAGAAAATGAAGAATAGATAA